Proteins from a genomic interval of Sinobacterium caligoides:
- the cysC gene encoding adenylyl-sulfate kinase, with amino-acid sequence MAEQKATNVHWHDGEISRDDRNRMLGQKGATLWFTGLSGSGKSTVAVALEQALAAKGKLCYRLDGDNIRMGINKNLGFSAEDRTENIRRIGEVSKLFVDTGVITLSSFVSPYRADRDLVRELHDQSGMDFIEVYVEVPLAVAEERDPKGLYKKARAGEIPNFTGISDPYEEPLNAELVLNSHEMTLEQEVETLLNLLEERGILNL; translated from the coding sequence ATGGCTGAACAAAAAGCAACCAATGTACACTGGCACGACGGTGAGATTTCACGCGATGACCGCAACCGTATGCTTGGGCAGAAGGGAGCCACGTTATGGTTTACTGGTCTGTCAGGCAGTGGCAAGAGTACTGTCGCCGTTGCTCTCGAGCAGGCACTCGCCGCCAAAGGCAAGCTCTGCTATCGCCTCGATGGCGATAATATTCGCATGGGTATCAATAAGAATCTGGGCTTTAGCGCCGAAGATCGCACCGAAAATATCCGTCGCATCGGCGAGGTGTCGAAGCTGTTCGTCGATACCGGTGTGATCACGCTATCGAGTTTCGTTAGCCCCTATCGCGCCGACCGTGACCTGGTGCGTGAGCTGCACGATCAGTCAGGCATGGACTTTATCGAAGTCTATGTTGAGGTGCCGCTGGCGGTCGCCGAAGAGCGTGACCCGAAGGGCTTGTACAAGAAGGCTCGTGCTGGCGAGATCCCTAACTTCACCGGTATCTCCGACCCCTATGAAGAGCCGTTGAATGCCGAGCTGGTACTCAACAGCCATGAGATGACGCTAGAGCAAGAGGTAGAAACTCTACTTAACCTGCTCGAAGAGCGTGGCATCTTAAACCTTTAA
- a CDS encoding sulfotransferase family protein → MTARIDFSFDSVVAEAKQRAGLDNFGDYSFEAPLRVLLHALEVEAKLSELGREMQHERVVNALVNRLQLQDFCQRYPEILDEQIAAPVVIVGLPRTGTTMLQRTMACDERFYSPLWYEIHYPAPARDWDFTTENDARIPQAELDVEAILEVSPGLAAIHPLEAGAADEEIILLEHSFFSTTPEAFCNIPGYGDWLSEADNTPGYQYLRRQLQFLQWQKKKSGVNPNAERWLLKSPHHLHHMQTLLEVFPGTKVVQTHRDPLQTIPSICSFNSTLWAMNSEAVDDQEIARQWSDKFARGMRHTMAVRAQYPEAFLDLWFDQTTTDAQGCARAIYEFVGMQASESALEKMRQWRQANKREDRAPHHYTLQQFGLTEQGLSEQFNDYRQAFIVNR, encoded by the coding sequence ATGACAGCGAGGATTGATTTTAGCTTTGACAGTGTTGTCGCAGAGGCGAAACAGCGGGCGGGCTTGGATAACTTTGGTGATTATTCCTTTGAGGCACCGTTGCGTGTCTTGTTGCACGCCCTAGAAGTTGAGGCCAAATTGAGCGAGTTGGGGCGAGAGATGCAGCATGAGCGGGTTGTTAACGCGTTGGTAAATCGCTTACAGCTGCAGGACTTTTGTCAACGCTACCCCGAAATTCTCGATGAGCAGATCGCGGCACCGGTGGTGATCGTCGGCTTGCCGCGTACCGGCACCACCATGTTGCAACGCACCATGGCGTGTGATGAACGCTTTTATTCGCCGCTGTGGTATGAAATTCACTACCCGGCACCGGCGAGAGACTGGGACTTTACTACTGAAAACGATGCCCGAATTCCCCAGGCGGAGCTCGATGTCGAGGCCATCTTGGAGGTCAGCCCTGGCTTGGCGGCGATTCATCCGCTGGAGGCTGGTGCCGCCGACGAGGAAATTATCTTGTTGGAACACTCGTTCTTCAGTACCACGCCGGAGGCCTTCTGCAATATACCGGGCTACGGTGACTGGTTGAGCGAGGCGGACAACACGCCCGGCTATCAATACTTGAGGCGACAGCTGCAATTCTTACAGTGGCAGAAGAAGAAAAGTGGCGTCAACCCGAATGCCGAGCGCTGGCTGTTGAAATCGCCGCATCACCTGCATCATATGCAGACGTTATTAGAGGTATTCCCCGGAACCAAAGTGGTACAGACACACCGCGATCCGTTACAGACGATACCCTCTATCTGTAGCTTCAATAGCACGCTGTGGGCGATGAACAGTGAAGCGGTGGACGACCAAGAGATCGCACGCCAGTGGAGCGACAAGTTCGCCCGCGGTATGCGCCATACCATGGCGGTACGTGCGCAGTACCCTGAAGCTTTTCTCGACCTGTGGTTTGATCAGACGACGACGGATGCGCAGGGCTGTGCGCGTGCTATCTATGAGTTTGTCGGTATGCAGGCGAGTGAGTCGGCGCTGGAGAAGATGCGCCAGTGGCGGCAGGCGAATAAACGTGAAGATCGCGCTCCGCACCATTATACGCTGCAGCAGTTTGGTCTAACAGAGCAGGGCTTGTCTGAGCAGTTTAACGATTATCGTCAGGCCTTTATCGTCAACCGTTAG
- a CDS encoding TetR/AcrR family transcriptional regulator translates to MAKQQTSIEYQGRKVRRPKGEERRLAILEATLRIISREGVKAVRHRAIAKEADVPLAATTYYFKQLSDLITDAFNLFVERAQINQAKLEKNSFDALKSFSLEQLSESKNKTLLADMLAKQFCRHIGEEVDRRAERVIENAFRFEATINPQLRQITHLPNQKTIHSICQFYTILGSTDPSSDATILHSVILQLEYQNLLADEFDYERTYRTLRRTIDRSLGLL, encoded by the coding sequence GTGGCAAAGCAACAAACCAGCATAGAATATCAAGGTCGTAAGGTCCGGCGCCCCAAGGGCGAGGAGCGTAGGCTTGCCATCTTAGAGGCCACCCTGCGCATTATTTCACGTGAGGGGGTCAAGGCCGTTCGTCACCGCGCCATTGCCAAAGAGGCCGACGTGCCCCTCGCTGCCACCACCTACTATTTCAAACAACTCAGCGACTTAATCACCGACGCCTTCAACCTCTTTGTCGAACGCGCACAGATCAATCAAGCCAAACTGGAAAAAAACAGCTTCGATGCGCTAAAGTCATTTAGCCTTGAACAACTCTCAGAGAGCAAGAATAAAACCCTGCTCGCCGACATGCTCGCCAAGCAGTTCTGCCGCCACATCGGTGAAGAGGTCGATCGCCGAGCGGAACGCGTGATCGAAAACGCCTTCCGCTTCGAGGCGACGATCAACCCGCAACTGCGGCAGATTACCCACCTACCAAACCAGAAAACTATCCATAGTATCTGCCAGTTCTACACCATACTCGGTTCTACCGATCCCAGCTCAGATGCCACTATCCTACACAGTGTCATCTTACAGCTAGAGTATCAAAACCTACTCGCCGATGAATTCGACTATGAACGAACCTATCGCACGCTAAGACGCACCATCGATCGCAGCTTAGGCTTGCTCTAG
- a CDS encoding DUF962 domain-containing protein, whose product MRSAESWFSEYGESHRNRVNQLIHKVAVPAIYFSIAGLLWALPQMSWMQPYAWLNWATLILVLVMVFYATLGLRFFVALLLFSLACVAAIAWLAVETALLWQLSLAIFIVAWVLQFVGHKIEGVKPSFFKDILFLLVGPAWVFDGLWRAIKG is encoded by the coding sequence ATGCGCAGTGCCGAATCCTGGTTTAGCGAGTACGGTGAAAGTCATCGCAACCGCGTTAACCAACTTATTCATAAGGTCGCAGTACCAGCGATTTACTTTTCGATCGCCGGTTTGCTGTGGGCGTTACCGCAGATGAGCTGGATGCAACCTTATGCTTGGCTGAATTGGGCAACGTTAATATTGGTGTTGGTGATGGTGTTCTATGCGACGCTAGGGCTGCGCTTCTTTGTGGCGCTGCTGCTATTTAGTCTTGCCTGTGTGGCGGCCATTGCCTGGTTAGCGGTAGAGACGGCTTTGCTGTGGCAGCTTTCTCTGGCCATTTTTATCGTGGCTTGGGTATTGCAGTTTGTTGGTCATAAAATAGAAGGGGTGAAGCCCTCTTTCTTTAAGGACATCTTGTTCTTGTTAGTGGGACCGGCGTGGGTCTTTGACGGCTTGTGGCGAGCGATTAAAGGCTAG
- a CDS encoding TonB-dependent receptor, whose amino-acid sequence MQFNPIFKPSLLAVAVALSSQANLSYAQDSEMLLEEVLVTAQKRSESSQQVPISMQAFGSEFLATTGVKDFSDLDQYTPGLTVNAGQVTQPNFVIRNIGTSAFGIGTDPAVGIYIDGVYSGRSGAALMQFTDIERVEILKGPQGTLFGRNSAAGAIQVVTKRPEEDFDAMARVRAGNYNKQLGEFMINTPVADTGVAIRLNGLVNKQDGYIDNENGHDLGNQDDKSFRFGAAWDVTEKTEIRYTYDYNKVDQDAQTKININQNSGVNSDAIFASLVDPDSTALAGYTAIDQAKADNPWDITVNHDVTENRESRKIGGHNLQVLHDLDFATLRYVASYRDFESQNKGDYDGTNNTSGYVDTENAEDNSQIYQELNLNGEFDDISWTVGASYYREKGEQDNYVGSYTDTTKGLISPILLAQATGIHGAPVTDLATAVNVFAGAAAAAEAGVAGLIAAGAPQEVIDLAIADAEAAAGGAAASSMIGYVPNGAYWTENIHNEAETVSTAIYGDITWQATEKLAITAGARATWDKKEFSWTNECNNIISPAFQDISAQAGQPISAAQGQQLACSLDVAYQADQAVPAAYKNGTLETDASWSDLSPRLVVDYQLLDNALVFASFTQGYKAGGFNSLEVGSQYDPEYVDSFEMGLKSQWFNNSLRYNTSLFHYSYTDKQDTTLVAAANGGTARYITETGDAEGTGLDTELVWAASSNLRFSFVHSYIHSEWVDRTQGTPGEPGFIDLEGQYLDGPKHQANVAVDYDIELGDAGRIALHLDHSYESAAKTNDASSTEKFNVDYDTLGDERHFTNARVAWYSPEENFEVALWGENIFGNEYVSGYSQFIGLFPTDTVTLDKPRYYGAEVVYRY is encoded by the coding sequence ATGCAGTTTAATCCGATTTTTAAGCCAAGCTTGCTAGCAGTGGCCGTGGCGCTTAGCAGCCAAGCTAACCTGTCATATGCGCAAGACTCCGAAATGCTGTTAGAGGAGGTTTTGGTTACCGCGCAGAAGCGTAGTGAGAGCTCGCAGCAGGTACCCATCAGTATGCAGGCCTTCGGTTCCGAGTTTCTAGCCACCACCGGTGTCAAAGACTTCTCCGACCTCGACCAGTACACCCCCGGCCTTACCGTTAACGCCGGCCAGGTGACTCAGCCTAACTTTGTGATTCGTAACATCGGCACCAGCGCCTTCGGTATCGGTACCGATCCCGCCGTCGGTATCTACATCGATGGTGTCTATTCCGGCCGCTCCGGTGCCGCACTCATGCAATTCACCGACATCGAGCGTGTCGAAATCCTCAAGGGGCCACAGGGTACCCTGTTTGGTCGTAACAGTGCCGCCGGTGCCATTCAGGTGGTCACTAAGCGCCCAGAAGAAGACTTCGATGCGATGGCTCGCGTCCGCGCGGGTAACTACAATAAGCAGCTCGGCGAGTTCATGATCAACACCCCCGTCGCCGACACCGGTGTGGCCATTCGCTTGAACGGCCTGGTGAATAAGCAAGACGGTTACATCGATAACGAAAACGGCCACGACCTCGGTAACCAAGACGATAAGAGCTTCCGCTTTGGCGCTGCCTGGGATGTCACCGAGAAGACCGAGATTCGCTACACCTACGACTACAACAAGGTCGATCAGGACGCGCAGACCAAAATCAATATCAACCAAAACTCCGGCGTCAACTCCGATGCGATCTTCGCCTCACTGGTCGATCCCGACAGTACAGCGCTGGCCGGCTATACCGCCATCGACCAAGCCAAGGCTGATAACCCTTGGGACATTACTGTCAATCACGACGTTACCGAGAATCGCGAGTCACGCAAGATCGGCGGCCACAACCTACAGGTACTGCACGACCTCGACTTCGCCACGCTACGCTACGTCGCCTCTTACCGTGACTTCGAGTCCCAGAACAAGGGTGACTACGACGGCACTAACAACACTAGCGGCTATGTCGACACCGAGAACGCTGAAGATAACAGCCAGATCTATCAGGAGCTGAACCTAAACGGCGAATTCGACGACATCAGCTGGACCGTCGGCGCCAGCTATTACAGAGAAAAGGGCGAGCAGGATAACTATGTCGGCAGCTACACCGACACGACCAAAGGCCTAATCTCGCCAATACTGCTTGCCCAGGCTACTGGCATTCATGGCGCTCCTGTCACCGACTTAGCGACAGCGGTTAACGTCTTTGCGGGGGCAGCAGCAGCGGCAGAAGCCGGTGTTGCAGGGCTGATCGCAGCCGGAGCACCACAAGAGGTGATTGACCTCGCGATCGCCGACGCCGAAGCCGCCGCTGGCGGTGCCGCTGCCTCTAGCATGATCGGTTACGTACCTAACGGTGCATACTGGACAGAAAACATTCACAACGAAGCAGAGACTGTCAGCACCGCCATCTACGGTGATATCACCTGGCAGGCAACCGAGAAGCTGGCGATCACCGCCGGTGCCCGTGCCACTTGGGACAAGAAGGAGTTCAGCTGGACCAACGAATGTAACAACATCATTAGCCCCGCTTTCCAAGACATAAGCGCCCAAGCTGGCCAGCCTATTAGTGCCGCTCAAGGCCAGCAGCTTGCCTGTAGCCTCGATGTCGCCTATCAGGCCGACCAAGCGGTACCCGCTGCTTATAAAAATGGCACTCTCGAGACCGACGCCAGCTGGAGCGACCTCAGCCCACGCTTGGTAGTCGACTATCAGTTACTCGATAACGCCCTCGTCTTCGCCTCGTTTACTCAGGGCTATAAGGCCGGTGGTTTCAACTCCCTCGAGGTCGGTTCCCAGTACGACCCCGAGTACGTTGATAGCTTCGAGATGGGTTTGAAGTCGCAGTGGTTCAACAACAGCTTGCGCTACAACACCTCGCTGTTCCACTACAGCTACACCGACAAGCAGGATACTACGCTGGTCGCCGCCGCCAATGGTGGTACCGCACGCTACATCACCGAGACCGGCGATGCAGAGGGTACCGGCCTTGATACCGAGTTAGTGTGGGCGGCAAGCAGTAACCTACGCTTCAGCTTTGTACACAGCTATATCCACTCGGAGTGGGTTGACCGCACCCAGGGCACACCGGGCGAGCCTGGCTTTATCGATCTTGAAGGGCAGTACCTCGATGGACCGAAGCATCAGGCTAACGTCGCTGTGGACTACGATATCGAGCTCGGCGATGCCGGCCGTATCGCGCTACACCTCGACCACTCTTACGAGAGTGCCGCCAAGACCAACGATGCTTCGAGCACTGAAAAGTTCAACGTCGACTACGATACCCTCGGTGACGAACGTCACTTCACCAACGCACGCGTCGCCTGGTACTCACCAGAGGAGAACTTCGAGGTGGCACTGTGGGGCGAGAACATCTTCGGTAACGAGTATGTCTCTGGCTACAGCCAATTCATTGGTCTATTCCCAACCGATACCGTGACCTTGGACAAGCCGCGCTACTACGGTGCCGAGGTGGTATACCGCTACTAA
- a CDS encoding HpcH/HpaI aldolase/citrate lyase family protein, whose amino-acid sequence MHQLRPRRSVLYMPGSNSRALEKAKTLAVDCVVFDLEDACAPEVKASSRTAVIEAVAGGGYGRRELVIRINSFDSPWFSDDIEAVAQSQADAICLPKVESAQQIATTVELLERYGADETMTLWAMVETPLGVEHALQIASASPRLTVLMMGTSDLAKELRLRHTADRAGFHYALSRCVIAARLAGIDVIDGVHLDLDDEAGLVTVCEQGRDFGFDGKSLIHPRQIAAANDSFGFSAEAVDHARRLLAVWQQAASASKAVAVLDGKLIECLHVEEAKRVIAMAELIASAP is encoded by the coding sequence ATGCATCAACTTAGACCGCGTCGTTCGGTATTGTATATGCCCGGCTCGAACAGCCGCGCGCTGGAAAAGGCGAAGACGCTGGCCGTCGACTGTGTGGTCTTCGACCTAGAAGATGCCTGTGCCCCTGAGGTGAAGGCGTCGTCGCGGACGGCGGTGATCGAGGCTGTCGCCGGCGGTGGCTATGGTCGCCGTGAACTGGTGATCCGTATCAACAGCTTCGATAGCCCGTGGTTTAGCGATGATATCGAGGCGGTGGCGCAGTCGCAGGCCGATGCGATCTGCCTGCCTAAGGTGGAATCGGCACAACAGATCGCCACCACAGTGGAACTGCTCGAGCGTTACGGCGCCGATGAAACGATGACGCTGTGGGCAATGGTGGAGACACCGTTGGGGGTGGAGCATGCGCTGCAGATTGCTTCGGCCTCGCCACGGTTGACGGTGTTGATGATGGGCACCTCGGACTTGGCCAAGGAGTTGCGGCTGCGCCATACTGCCGATCGCGCCGGCTTTCACTATGCGCTCAGCCGCTGTGTAATCGCCGCGCGCCTCGCCGGCATCGATGTCATCGACGGGGTGCATCTTGACCTTGACGATGAGGCAGGGCTGGTTACCGTCTGTGAACAGGGGCGGGACTTTGGTTTTGACGGCAAGAGTTTGATTCACCCGCGGCAGATCGCGGCGGCTAATGATAGCTTTGGCTTTAGCGCTGAAGCTGTCGATCACGCGCGCCGGTTATTAGCTGTTTGGCAGCAGGCTGCGTCGGCGTCGAAGGCGGTGGCGGTACTGGATGGTAAGTTGATCGAGTGTCTGCATGTCGAGGAGGCGAAGCGCGTCATCGCCATGGCGGAGTTGATCGCGTCGGCACCTTAG
- a CDS encoding NUDIX hydrolase gives MSKFIPAATVVVLRQRDGVLETLLLQRNQALNFAAGAWVFPGGKVDPVDQVVEGELEQARLAAVRECQEEAALVLTPSQLTAFAHWTAPEGSTKRFTTWFFVAVVGCEEVVIDDSEITDYRWLPAEQALAQHRAGDLPMLPPTYICLSQIATHQQAHTFLAQLGERGVRRYQPRLAIDQQRLGFLYHEDAGYQSLDLFAPGRQHRCWMVDGICDYIDG, from the coding sequence ATGTCGAAGTTTATTCCGGCGGCGACAGTCGTCGTGTTGCGTCAGCGTGATGGTGTGCTGGAGACGCTGCTGTTACAGCGCAATCAGGCACTGAATTTTGCCGCCGGCGCCTGGGTCTTTCCCGGCGGCAAGGTCGACCCCGTCGATCAGGTCGTCGAGGGTGAGCTTGAGCAGGCCCGCTTAGCGGCGGTGCGCGAGTGCCAAGAGGAGGCGGCGCTTGTGTTGACCCCGAGTCAACTCACCGCCTTTGCCCATTGGACAGCACCAGAGGGAAGTACCAAGCGTTTTACTACTTGGTTTTTTGTCGCCGTGGTTGGTTGTGAGGAGGTGGTCATCGACGATAGCGAAATTACTGATTATCGATGGCTACCTGCGGAACAGGCGCTGGCGCAACATCGTGCAGGTGATCTGCCGATGCTGCCGCCGACCTATATCTGTCTCAGTCAGATCGCGACGCATCAGCAGGCACATACTTTTCTCGCGCAATTAGGCGAGCGTGGTGTGCGTCGTTATCAGCCGCGGCTGGCCATCGACCAGCAGCGCCTTGGCTTTCTCTATCATGAAGATGCCGGTTATCAGAGCCTCGATTTGTTTGCCCCGGGGCGACAGCACCGTTGCTGGATGGTCGACGGCATCTGTGACTATATCGACGGCTAA
- a CDS encoding MaoC family dehydratase produces MTTVFKTPLDMEAAVGQHLGHSDWLLIDQERINLFAEATGDHQWIHVDPVRAKEGPFGGCIAHGYLTLSLVNLFLPQIIDVQGIKMGVNYGCEGIRFPAVVPVGSRVRGSGELVKIEHIKGAVQSTVRVTVEIEGQDRPGCVINTISRYFPEE; encoded by the coding sequence ATGACGACTGTATTTAAGACGCCGTTAGACATGGAGGCCGCGGTAGGACAGCACCTCGGTCACAGCGATTGGTTGTTGATCGACCAGGAACGCATTAATTTATTTGCCGAGGCCACCGGTGATCATCAGTGGATCCATGTCGATCCGGTACGGGCGAAAGAGGGGCCGTTTGGCGGTTGTATTGCCCACGGTTACCTGACCTTGTCGCTGGTCAACCTGTTCCTACCGCAGATTATTGATGTGCAAGGCATTAAGATGGGCGTGAACTATGGCTGTGAAGGCATCCGTTTCCCGGCCGTGGTACCGGTCGGTAGCCGGGTGCGCGGCAGCGGTGAGCTGGTGAAGATTGAGCATATCAAGGGTGCGGTACAGTCGACGGTACGGGTGACCGTTGAGATCGAGGGGCAAGACCGTCCGGGCTGCGTAATTAATACGATCAGCCGCTACTTCCCCGAGGAATAG
- a CDS encoding acylphosphatase produces MTNTMGTIHGVISGKVQGVWYRRFVEHEAGLYDIHGYAKNLDNGSVEIMLTGEAEQLHEMVKQLIVGPENSRVDKIEITPQRYTELEGFQIL; encoded by the coding sequence ATGACAAATACAATGGGCACCATTCACGGGGTCATCAGCGGCAAGGTACAGGGCGTCTGGTACCGACGTTTTGTAGAACATGAAGCGGGACTCTACGATATCCACGGCTACGCCAAAAACCTTGATAACGGCAGCGTGGAGATCATGCTCACCGGTGAGGCCGAGCAGCTACACGAGATGGTCAAGCAACTGATAGTCGGCCCCGAAAACTCACGCGTCGATAAAATAGAGATTACGCCGCAGCGTTATACCGAGCTCGAGGGCTTTCAAATCCTTTAA
- a CDS encoding tRNA1(Val) (adenine(37)-N6)-methyltransferase, translating into MSLFQLQQFSLQQDHAAMKVCGDSLLFGASLPIRGGESIIDIGAGTGILSLMALQQGAATATAVEIDEATANECQENFLRSPWHGRLQCVCDDIQTYRSDRRFDLVISNPPFFANQQRSTQASRRTARHTDSLPFAQLISAADRLLHKQGLLCLLIPHYEIDTIVALCGQHGLQLQRQISIQGRAELPAKVAILWFQRRATAAEKQTIIMYQRGAEYSGQSRQLLQDYLLRFAQQPNNG; encoded by the coding sequence ATGTCTCTGTTTCAGCTTCAACAGTTCTCTCTACAACAAGATCATGCGGCAATGAAAGTCTGTGGCGACAGCCTGTTATTCGGCGCCTCTCTACCGATCCGTGGTGGCGAGTCGATCATCGATATCGGCGCTGGCACGGGTATCTTATCGCTGATGGCACTACAACAAGGGGCCGCAACCGCTACCGCCGTTGAGATTGACGAGGCCACCGCCAATGAGTGCCAGGAAAACTTCCTACGCAGCCCTTGGCACGGTCGGCTGCAGTGCGTCTGCGACGACATTCAGACTTATCGCAGCGATAGACGCTTCGACCTGGTGATCTCCAACCCCCCCTTCTTCGCCAACCAGCAACGCTCGACACAGGCCTCGCGACGCACTGCTCGCCACACCGACAGCCTGCCTTTTGCTCAGTTAATCAGCGCCGCCGATAGACTGCTGCACAAGCAGGGCCTGCTCTGCCTGCTGATTCCTCACTACGAAATCGACACAATCGTCGCACTCTGTGGACAACATGGTCTGCAGCTGCAGCGCCAGATCAGTATCCAAGGCCGGGCCGAACTACCGGCGAAGGTTGCTATCCTGTGGTTTCAGCGACGCGCTACCGCTGCCGAAAAGCAGACGATTATTATGTATCAGCGAGGTGCCGAGTACAGCGGCCAGAGTCGCCAACTCCTACAAGACTACCTACTGCGTTTTGCCCAGCAACCCAATAACGGATGA
- a CDS encoding general secretion pathway protein GspB yields the protein MSYILDALNRSEQERSGHAPTLEPRAPVPTGPPVSSRPVALKLLLAVAVLLLIVGLFITYQQLSKETTEQVVVAEQVVVVAPVTTERMPPAETIKVEQVDQVATTNVAPEASSQHLVVEPENTPLLAPQPAVAAISEGVSSPEPTPVVSAVEALYQDGRASSEAAPLEAEVSALYRQHEEALAQPVQSDQAAEPESALSAEQIDRLLREAQPKAKVDLRKLPPTIEQLSLRQQEAIPAIEYSAHIYSSRADKGFVILNGQKRYRGDSISAGFKLLEIFPNSILLDYQGTEFRLPAMQSWQG from the coding sequence ATGTCGTATATCCTCGATGCGTTAAACCGCTCGGAGCAGGAACGCAGTGGTCACGCGCCGACACTCGAGCCCAGGGCACCAGTCCCAACGGGGCCGCCGGTTAGCTCTCGGCCGGTAGCGTTGAAGCTACTGTTGGCTGTTGCTGTTCTATTGCTGATAGTCGGGCTGTTTATCACTTATCAACAGCTGAGCAAGGAGACCACTGAGCAGGTTGTTGTCGCTGAGCAGGTTGTTGTGGTAGCCCCTGTGACGACAGAGCGTATGCCGCCAGCGGAGACCATAAAGGTGGAGCAGGTTGATCAGGTGGCAACGACCAACGTGGCGCCCGAGGCGAGCTCGCAGCATCTCGTTGTTGAGCCGGAAAATACGCCGTTGTTAGCGCCGCAGCCTGCAGTGGCAGCGATCTCGGAAGGTGTGTCATCACCCGAGCCGACACCGGTCGTGTCGGCGGTCGAGGCGCTCTATCAGGATGGACGAGCAAGCAGTGAGGCAGCGCCATTAGAGGCCGAGGTTTCGGCGCTCTATCGTCAGCATGAAGAGGCGCTAGCTCAGCCAGTGCAATCTGATCAGGCTGCAGAGCCTGAGTCGGCGCTAAGCGCGGAGCAGATCGATCGCTTGTTGCGTGAGGCGCAGCCCAAGGCCAAGGTGGATCTGCGAAAGCTGCCACCGACGATTGAGCAGTTGAGCTTACGGCAGCAAGAGGCGATTCCTGCGATTGAGTACAGTGCCCATATATATTCGAGCCGTGCCGACAAGGGCTTTGTCATTCTCAACGGTCAGAAGCGCTATCGTGGTGACAGTATCTCCGCAGGCTTTAAGTTGCTGGAGATCTTCCCTAATAGCATCTTACTCGACTACCAGGGCACCGAGTTCCGTCTGCCGGCGATGCAGAGCTGGCAGGGCTAG